The following coding sequences are from one Lasioglossum baleicum chromosome 18, iyLasBale1, whole genome shotgun sequence window:
- the LOC143217818 gene encoding protein-lysine N-methyltransferase SMYD4-like isoform X1, which yields MDRHVSLDVLKELTRRHSLKDNIKREDLMFYFWNDEYTREFVSNWMKGCQNTKESKSITKAQVWKNTGNKQFQAKNYSESIQSYTECAMYAPEHSPEFSVAIANRSASLFFLNRYNDCIKDIDLAIELNCPKRLHYKLHMRKVECYLKLGNPDLAKEMIAKIRESMDDPNYIVPSIKDDIEKRISGITFNGPCTPDESKNIDDPSDFRSMLMFDENPNFPHASSSIDRKFNEELGRHVVANRFIRKGEVLFLEKPVSFVLRNDCKVSRICQHCNRLCTDIPVPCSKCLNTFYCDTNCLKEAWSSYHCWECQMGLLKECWTGQLAVKLLLVCTTTTDTIKFNEMQNLITNFDKVPLEDLIMHCLTSVILTTYLMEHTDFFQRNDLNDFARKFVDNSFNSNFHAITDDNKHLYVSSLLLRYILQIISNCSSMHMTSLQSSENHLSIGLIINTDLVAIGIYPSASMMNNSCDPNIVINFMDQYQIVKASRDIAANEEISMSYGPDYRHTSTEERQELLSRSNYFICNCKRCTQPNLKYFVERFTAMNCSKCNGAVCNIKNSLFCLDCSDKPKHFQQDKIKQAGKLFNEAKSYIFQENAEAALKKLEKCLNIRRRMLYKSNEDIVSTLHIISKLYMLKGKLADAKKCRESIIAAVIERFGPSSIELMNMLYKLANVCLPYIEKTSDTTTSSYKDLLTTTYEYLEQIEELIDHNYGSWSDVYKVYTHQKHLVHMQLSFHQLRPH from the exons ATGGACAGGCACGTTTCACTTGATGTTCTCAAAGAATTAACAAGACGACACAGTTTGAAAGACAATATAAAGCGGGAGGatttaatgttttatttttggAATGATGAATACACAAG GGAATTTGTGTCGAACTGGATGAAAGGCTGTCAAAATACAAAAGAATCGAAGTCTATCACAAAAGCTCAAGTATGGAAAAACACAggaaataaacaatttcaagCCAAAAACTATTCAGAGAGTATACAGTCTTATACAGAATGTGCTATGTATGCTCCAGAACACAGTCCTGAATTTTCCGTGGCTATTGCAAACAGATCTgcatctttattttttttaaatagatacAAT GAttgtataaaagatattgatttAGCAATTGAGTTAAATTGTCCTAAGAGATTACATTACAAATTACATATGCGTAAGGTGGAATGTTACTTGAAATTAGGTAATCCAGATTTAGCAAAAGAAATGATCGCCAAAATACGTGAATCGATGGATGATCCCAACTATATTGTACCTTCTATAAAAG ACGATATTGAAAAACGAATTTCTGGAATAACATTTAATGGACCATGTACACCAGACGAGTCGAAAAATATCGATGATCCGTCAGACTTTAGGTCTATGCTAATGTTCGATGAAAATCCTAATTTTCCACATGCATCGTCGAGCATCGATCGAAAGTTCAACGAAGAACTGGGGAGACATGTAGTAGCAAATAGATTTATAAGAAAGGGCGAAGTCCTGTTTTTAGAAAAACCAGTAAGCTTTGTACTCCGGAATGATTGCAAAGTGAGTCGTATTTGTCAACACTGTAATCGTCTCTGCACAGACATTCCTGTACC GTGCTCAAAGTGCTTGAATACTTTTTATTGCGACACAAATTGTTTGAAAGAAGCATGGTCTTCGTACCATTGTTGGGAATGTCAAATGGGTCTGTTGAAAGAATGTTGGACTGGACAACTTGCCGTGAAACTTTTACTAGTATGTACAACAACAACGGATACAATCAAATTTaatgaaatgcaaaatttgaTAACTAATTTTGATAAAGTACCCCTAGAAGATTTGATAATGCACTGTCTT ACATCTGTCATACTTACCACGTATTTAATGGAACACACCGATTTCTTTCAAAGAAACGACCTTAATGATTTTGCAAGGAAATTTGTTGATAacagtttcaattccaacttccATGCTATAACAGATGATAATAAACATCTTTACGTAAGCTCTTTACTTCTACGATATATCCTACAAATTATTTCCAATTGTAGTTCAATGCATATGACCAGTCTACAATCGAGCGAAAATCATTTGTCTATCGGTCTCATAATTAACACAGACCTTGTAGCTATAGGAATTTACCCGTCTGCAAGTATGATGAATAATTCTTGTGATCCCAACATAGTTATCaa ttttatgGATCAATACCAGATCGTTAAAGCATCGAGGGATATTGCCGCGAATGAAGAAATTTCGATGAGTTATG GTCCCGATTACAGGCATACATCAACAGAAGAAAGACAGGAACTACTGTCAAGATCgaattattttatctgtaaTTGTAAACGTTGCACTCAGCCAAATCTGAAGTATTTCGTG GAAAGGTTCACTGCCATGAACTGTTCGAAATGTAACGGTGCAGTGTGCAACATCAAGAATTCTTTATTTTGTTTAGACTGCTCCGACAAGCCCAAACATTTCCAACAAGATAAAATAAAGCAAGCTGGAAAACTCTTTAACGAAGCTAAGAGTTacatttttcaagaaaatgcTGAAGCAGCTCttaagaaattagaaaaatgtttaaatattaggaGAAGAATGTTATATAAATCTAATGAAGATATTGTCTCTACATTACATATCATATCAAAATTATATATGTTAAAGG GTAAATTGGCAGATGCTAAAAAATGCAGAGAAAGTATAATTGCTGCAGTTATTGAAAGATTTGGACCTTCTAGTATCGAGCTCATGAATATGCTGTATAAACTCGCAAATGTATGCCTTCCCTACATTGAAAAGACGTCGGATACTACTACAAGCTCGTACAA agaTCTATTGACAACAACATACGAATATTTGGAACAAATAGAGGAGTTGATAGATCATAATTATGGATCATGGAGTGATGTCTACAAAGTGTACACACATCAAAAACACTTGGTACACATGCAACTTTCCTTCCATCAGTTAAGGCCTCATTAA
- the LOC143217818 gene encoding protein-lysine N-methyltransferase SMYD4-like isoform X2, whose product MIAKIRESMDDPNYIVPSIKDDIEKRISGITFNGPCTPDESKNIDDPSDFRSMLMFDENPNFPHASSSIDRKFNEELGRHVVANRFIRKGEVLFLEKPVSFVLRNDCKVSRICQHCNRLCTDIPVPCSKCLNTFYCDTNCLKEAWSSYHCWECQMGLLKECWTGQLAVKLLLVCTTTTDTIKFNEMQNLITNFDKVPLEDLIMHCLTSVILTTYLMEHTDFFQRNDLNDFARKFVDNSFNSNFHAITDDNKHLYVSSLLLRYILQIISNCSSMHMTSLQSSENHLSIGLIINTDLVAIGIYPSASMMNNSCDPNIVINFMDQYQIVKASRDIAANEEISMSYGPDYRHTSTEERQELLSRSNYFICNCKRCTQPNLKYFVERFTAMNCSKCNGAVCNIKNSLFCLDCSDKPKHFQQDKIKQAGKLFNEAKSYIFQENAEAALKKLEKCLNIRRRMLYKSNEDIVSTLHIISKLYMLKGKLADAKKCRESIIAAVIERFGPSSIELMNMLYKLANVCLPYIEKTSDTTTSSYKDLLTTTYEYLEQIEELIDHNYGSWSDVYKVYTHQKHLVHMQLSFHQLRPH is encoded by the exons ATGATCGCCAAAATACGTGAATCGATGGATGATCCCAACTATATTGTACCTTCTATAAAAG ACGATATTGAAAAACGAATTTCTGGAATAACATTTAATGGACCATGTACACCAGACGAGTCGAAAAATATCGATGATCCGTCAGACTTTAGGTCTATGCTAATGTTCGATGAAAATCCTAATTTTCCACATGCATCGTCGAGCATCGATCGAAAGTTCAACGAAGAACTGGGGAGACATGTAGTAGCAAATAGATTTATAAGAAAGGGCGAAGTCCTGTTTTTAGAAAAACCAGTAAGCTTTGTACTCCGGAATGATTGCAAAGTGAGTCGTATTTGTCAACACTGTAATCGTCTCTGCACAGACATTCCTGTACC GTGCTCAAAGTGCTTGAATACTTTTTATTGCGACACAAATTGTTTGAAAGAAGCATGGTCTTCGTACCATTGTTGGGAATGTCAAATGGGTCTGTTGAAAGAATGTTGGACTGGACAACTTGCCGTGAAACTTTTACTAGTATGTACAACAACAACGGATACAATCAAATTTaatgaaatgcaaaatttgaTAACTAATTTTGATAAAGTACCCCTAGAAGATTTGATAATGCACTGTCTT ACATCTGTCATACTTACCACGTATTTAATGGAACACACCGATTTCTTTCAAAGAAACGACCTTAATGATTTTGCAAGGAAATTTGTTGATAacagtttcaattccaacttccATGCTATAACAGATGATAATAAACATCTTTACGTAAGCTCTTTACTTCTACGATATATCCTACAAATTATTTCCAATTGTAGTTCAATGCATATGACCAGTCTACAATCGAGCGAAAATCATTTGTCTATCGGTCTCATAATTAACACAGACCTTGTAGCTATAGGAATTTACCCGTCTGCAAGTATGATGAATAATTCTTGTGATCCCAACATAGTTATCaa ttttatgGATCAATACCAGATCGTTAAAGCATCGAGGGATATTGCCGCGAATGAAGAAATTTCGATGAGTTATG GTCCCGATTACAGGCATACATCAACAGAAGAAAGACAGGAACTACTGTCAAGATCgaattattttatctgtaaTTGTAAACGTTGCACTCAGCCAAATCTGAAGTATTTCGTG GAAAGGTTCACTGCCATGAACTGTTCGAAATGTAACGGTGCAGTGTGCAACATCAAGAATTCTTTATTTTGTTTAGACTGCTCCGACAAGCCCAAACATTTCCAACAAGATAAAATAAAGCAAGCTGGAAAACTCTTTAACGAAGCTAAGAGTTacatttttcaagaaaatgcTGAAGCAGCTCttaagaaattagaaaaatgtttaaatattaggaGAAGAATGTTATATAAATCTAATGAAGATATTGTCTCTACATTACATATCATATCAAAATTATATATGTTAAAGG GTAAATTGGCAGATGCTAAAAAATGCAGAGAAAGTATAATTGCTGCAGTTATTGAAAGATTTGGACCTTCTAGTATCGAGCTCATGAATATGCTGTATAAACTCGCAAATGTATGCCTTCCCTACATTGAAAAGACGTCGGATACTACTACAAGCTCGTACAA agaTCTATTGACAACAACATACGAATATTTGGAACAAATAGAGGAGTTGATAGATCATAATTATGGATCATGGAGTGATGTCTACAAAGTGTACACACATCAAAAACACTTGGTACACATGCAACTTTCCTTCCATCAGTTAAGGCCTCATTAA
- the LOC143217819 gene encoding uncharacterized protein LOC143217819 isoform X1: METRSSDQLFLLNHFESQIVGAKLPSNGQLLRVLFYNMRKVNLNLRESAALVMKEVEIFWEKARIPIKKTSDSINKVEKLYNKWRTLNKTANRQNDLQRKREQEFIDSLEDLFDIAHANALEMISVEEDKIFLLQQREKRRIGSMASIDRKLVEKEERQAERKEQQEMRWQRAQESSINDSVQLESTSTSSDEETEVPLARTIEILSDEPQVPDSDDTEAEDYNIPGPSNPKKRRGKQKVITPKLVAVLDSCRISDRDAIRIVMATAECLGHDLNELIINRTSIRRYRHNYRSEHAAQLQEMFGQINLRGITIHWDATLIPDISHKNVERLPIVISCGEIKKLLGIPVIPSGSGANQASAIFSKTEEWNLSQQVEALCFDTTATNTGRIQGACVLLEQKLEKELLYLPCRHHIYELILRAAFDTKMKSRRVQMFLFLRNLKILGVQ; encoded by the exons ATGGAAACAAGGAGCAGTGATCAGTTATTCCTATTAAATCACTTTGAGTCACAAATTGTTGGGGCTAAATTACCAAGCAACGGACAACTTTTACGTGTATTGTTCTATAATATGCGAAAAGTGAACTTAAATCTACGTGAAAGTGCGGCTTTAGTGATGAAAGAAGTAGAAATTTTCTGGGAAAAGGCGAgaattccaataaaaaaaacatcggaTAGTATTAATAAAGTGGAAAAACTATACAACAAATGGCGAACGCTTAATAAAACCGCGAATCGCCAAAATGATCTACAGAGAAAGCGAGAACAAGAATTTATAGATTCATTAGAGGATTTATTCGATATCGCACATGCGAATGCCTTAGAAATGATTTCTGTAGAGGAAGATAAGATATTCCTCCTGCAGCAGAGGGAAAAGAGACGAATCGGTTCGATGGCATCTATTGATCGTAAATTAgtagagaaagaagaaagacaagCAGAGCGGAAGGAACAACAAGAGATGCGGTGGCAACGGGCTCAGGAATCATCGATCAATG attCAGTACAATTAGAATCAACGTCCACATCCAGTGATGAAGAGACAGAAGTCCCGTTAGCAAGAACCATAGAAATTCTTTCGGACGAGCCTCAGGTACCTGACAGTGATGACACCGAGGCAGAGGACTACAATATACCTGGGCCGAGTAACCCCAAGAAAAGACGAGGAAAGCAGAAGGTTATTACTCCAAAATTAGTAGCTGTTTTAGATTCGTGTAGAATAAGCGACCGTGATGCAATTCGAATTGTTATGGCAACAGCAGAATGTTTAGGTCATGACCTaaatgaattaataataaatagaacATCTATTCGAAGATATCGACATAATTATCGGTCTGAGCATGCAGCACAGTTGCAAGAAATGTTCGGACAAATTAATCTTAGGGGCATAACTATTCATTGGGATGCTACACTTATACCAGATATAAGCCACAAAAATGTAGAACGATTACCGATAGTTATAAGTTGcggggaaattaaaaaattattgggaaTTCCAGTTATACCATCGGGTAGTGGGGCCAATCAAGCGTCGGCAATCTTCTCTAAGACAGAAGAATGGAATTTATCACAGCAAGTAGAAGCCCTTTGTTTTGATACGACCGCAACCAACACCGGCAGAATACAAGGAGCCTGCGTTCTATTGgaacaaaaattagaaaaagaattATTGTATTTGCCATGCCGTCACCAtatttatgaattaattttacGTGCTGCATTTGATACAAAAATGAAAAGTCGACGGGTCCAGATGTTCCtctttttaagaaatttaaaaattcttggagttcaataa
- the LOC143217819 gene encoding uncharacterized protein LOC143217819 isoform X2, producing the protein METRSSDQLFLLNHFESQIVGAKLPSNGQLLRVLFYNMRKVNLNLRESAALVMKEVEIFWEKARIPIKKTSDSINKVEKLYNKWRTLNKTANRQNDLQRKREQEFIDSLEDLFDIAHANALEMISVEEDKIFLLQQREKRRIGSMASIDRKLVEKEERQAERKEQQEMRWQRAQESSINDSVQLESTSTSSDEETEVPLARTIEILSDEPQVPDSDDTEAEDYNIPGPSNPKKRRGKQKLYHRVVGPIKRRQSSLRQKNGIYHSK; encoded by the exons ATGGAAACAAGGAGCAGTGATCAGTTATTCCTATTAAATCACTTTGAGTCACAAATTGTTGGGGCTAAATTACCAAGCAACGGACAACTTTTACGTGTATTGTTCTATAATATGCGAAAAGTGAACTTAAATCTACGTGAAAGTGCGGCTTTAGTGATGAAAGAAGTAGAAATTTTCTGGGAAAAGGCGAgaattccaataaaaaaaacatcggaTAGTATTAATAAAGTGGAAAAACTATACAACAAATGGCGAACGCTTAATAAAACCGCGAATCGCCAAAATGATCTACAGAGAAAGCGAGAACAAGAATTTATAGATTCATTAGAGGATTTATTCGATATCGCACATGCGAATGCCTTAGAAATGATTTCTGTAGAGGAAGATAAGATATTCCTCCTGCAGCAGAGGGAAAAGAGACGAATCGGTTCGATGGCATCTATTGATCGTAAATTAgtagagaaagaagaaagacaagCAGAGCGGAAGGAACAACAAGAGATGCGGTGGCAACGGGCTCAGGAATCATCGATCAATG attCAGTACAATTAGAATCAACGTCCACATCCAGTGATGAAGAGACAGAAGTCCCGTTAGCAAGAACCATAGAAATTCTTTCGGACGAGCCTCAGGTACCTGACAGTGATGACACCGAGGCAGAGGACTACAATATACCTGGGCCGAGTAACCCCAAGAAAAGACGAGGAAAGCAGAAG TTATACCATCGGGTAGTGGGGCCAATCAAGCGTCGGCAATCTTCTCTAAGACAGAAGAATGGAATTTATCACAGCAAGTAG